From the genome of Pectobacterium brasiliense:
GCGATCAGATCGTTTTCAGGCTGCACGACATCACCATTACCGGTAATGATCAGCGAGGCATTTTCGTCCGCAACGGCTAACAGGGCTTCCAGCTTGCGTAGCATACGGTCAGTACGCCAGTCTTTCGCCAGCTCGACGGCAGCTTTCACCAGATGACCCTGATGTAATTCCAGCTTGCGCTCAAAAAGCTCAAAAAGGGTGAAGGCATCCGCCGTGCCGCCTGCGAAACCGGCGATGACGCGGTCATGGTAGAGACGACGCACTTTACGCACGTTGCCTTTCATCACGGTGTTGCCCAGAGTGGCTTGTCCATCACCGCCAATGACCACCTGGCCGTTGCGGCGTACGCTTACAATTGTTGTCACGAGTCAGTCCCCGTTTGAAGAAAAAGATCCCCGCATGATTCGGGGCACATTTGAAGTTATAGATGGGGGAAGGCGTGGGGTTTTTCAACCCCGCTGGCAAGAGGAATACAGTTTGATGCGCCCGCGCCCTTAAGACGTTGGATCATGCTATCTGCGGCAGCACGGTTGTTATAAGGCCCAAGCATAATACGGTTCCAGCCGCCGTTAGAGGTGATGCGGCTTTCGATACGGCAAACGCCAGCTGTGCTCTGACCGATTCGGCAGGATCCATGGTTTTGAAGGAG
Proteins encoded in this window:
- the hslV gene encoding ATP-dependent protease subunit HslV, with translation MTTIVSVRRNGQVVIGGDGQATLGNTVMKGNVRKVRRLYHDRVIAGFAGGTADAFTLFELFERKLELHQGHLVKAAVELAKDWRTDRMLRKLEALLAVADENASLIITGNGDVVQPENDLIAIGSGGPYAQAAARALLENTELGARDIVEKSLGIAGDICIYTNQFHTIEELASKA